Proteins encoded together in one Desulfosporosinus meridiei DSM 13257 window:
- a CDS encoding precorrin-8X methylmutase, with translation MTADFILDPGQIESESMKIIRAGLTRPWLDTDLPVVERIIHTTGDPSLESAIAIHPEAIACGLQALKQGATVITDVEMVRAGISKEKLKSLGGTVECFLNTPGVPEQAKAWGITRSMTAFRMNAEGLKGSIVAIGNAPTALLEVLRLAENPETRPALIVGIPVGFIGAKESKDLLWEHQEFPSITVLGTRGGSPIAATVVNALIYTVLKQK, from the coding sequence ATGACAGCAGATTTTATTTTAGACCCCGGTCAAATTGAATCTGAAAGCATGAAGATTATTCGGGCAGGACTTACCCGTCCTTGGTTAGACACGGACCTCCCGGTTGTTGAACGCATCATTCATACTACGGGGGATCCTTCTTTAGAATCTGCAATTGCGATTCACCCGGAAGCAATTGCGTGTGGTCTTCAAGCATTGAAACAGGGTGCCACTGTCATTACCGATGTAGAGATGGTTAGAGCAGGAATTTCCAAGGAAAAGCTGAAATCCTTGGGCGGGACGGTAGAATGTTTTCTAAACACTCCCGGAGTTCCCGAACAGGCTAAAGCCTGGGGGATTACGCGTTCCATGACCGCATTTCGGATGAATGCCGAAGGTTTGAAAGGTTCCATTGTAGCCATTGGAAATGCCCCAACGGCTTTGCTTGAAGTTCTGCGTCTTGCAGAAAATCCCGAGACTCGTCCGGCCTTGATTGTCGGAATTCCCGTTGGCTTTATTGGAGCCAAAGAGTCAAAGGATCTCCTTTGGGAACACCAAGAGTTCCCGTCGATTACCGTACTAGGAACCCGGGGCGGCAGTCCAATTGCGGCAACAGTGGTTAATGCCTTGATTTATACGGTTTTAAAGCAAAAGTAA